A region of Rhizobium grahamii DNA encodes the following proteins:
- a CDS encoding nuclear transport factor 2 family protein: MQKLVESFIATANAFDVEGALSLFATDAVIDDASVGNAFVGRTGVRQYLERFFVGYSTSSKLLSMEELDTFHSSVRLDFTGDFGHEIGTLKIAINSAGLIERIDADLE, encoded by the coding sequence ATGCAGAAGCTCGTCGAATCCTTCATCGCGACCGCCAATGCCTTTGACGTCGAAGGGGCATTGTCCCTGTTTGCAACCGACGCTGTCATCGACGATGCTTCGGTTGGCAACGCCTTCGTTGGTCGTACTGGTGTCCGCCAATACCTCGAGCGGTTCTTTGTCGGCTACAGCACCAGCAGCAAGCTGCTATCCATGGAAGAATTGGACACCTTCCATTCGAGCGTCCGGCTGGATTTCACCGGCGATTTCGGACACGAGATCGGCACCCTGAAGATCGCGATCAATTCCGCCGGCCTGATCGAGCGCATCGACGCCGATCTCGAATAA
- a CDS encoding saccharopine dehydrogenase family protein: MTKLMIYGATGYTGRIAAEHAKAAGTPLVLAGRNEATLSTLSAELGVEYRVFGLDDAAAIGAGLAGISVLLNCAGPFMRTANALMTASIRNGIHYLDTAAELDSYRLAETLDDRAKAAGVMLMPGGGGSVAMLGSLAGHAVLRVENPRKIRIALHVAGGLSRGSAISASENVTVETLARVDGKLVAIAADGIRKFDFGKGAVDCFPVTLPDLITIWRATAVPNVETFVHVTGDGFPQGDLSTLPDGPSEEERLANRYQASVEVAGADGTITRSTLDTVNGYTFTAMAAAEAGRRVLGGEARPGFQTPAALFGSGFAQTIANTTITDV; encoded by the coding sequence ATGACAAAACTGATGATCTACGGCGCGACCGGCTATACCGGCCGCATTGCGGCAGAGCATGCGAAGGCGGCCGGCACGCCGCTTGTTCTCGCCGGCCGCAACGAAGCGACCCTTTCGACGCTTTCTGCAGAACTCGGCGTCGAATACCGCGTCTTCGGTCTCGACGATGCTGCAGCGATCGGTGCAGGTCTGGCCGGCATCTCCGTTCTCTTGAATTGCGCCGGCCCGTTTATGCGCACGGCCAACGCCCTGATGACCGCGTCGATCCGCAACGGTATCCACTATCTCGACACGGCTGCCGAACTCGACAGCTATCGTCTGGCCGAGACCTTGGACGACAGGGCGAAGGCCGCGGGCGTGATGCTCATGCCGGGTGGCGGTGGCAGTGTCGCCATGCTCGGTAGCCTCGCTGGACATGCGGTTCTGCGAGTGGAGAATCCTCGCAAGATCAGGATCGCGCTGCACGTGGCGGGTGGACTGTCACGCGGATCGGCGATCAGCGCCAGCGAGAACGTCACCGTCGAGACCCTGGCGCGGGTGGACGGCAAGCTTGTCGCCATTGCCGCCGACGGCATCCGCAAGTTCGATTTCGGCAAGGGGGCGGTGGACTGCTTCCCGGTGACGCTACCCGATCTCATAACGATCTGGAGGGCGACGGCCGTTCCCAACGTCGAGACCTTCGTGCATGTCACCGGTGATGGTTTCCCGCAAGGGGATCTATCGACCCTCCCGGACGGCCCAAGCGAAGAGGAACGGCTGGCGAACCGCTACCAGGCGTCCGTCGAAGTTGCCGGCGCAGATGGAACGATCACCCGCTCCACCCTCGATACGGTCAACGGCTACACGTTCACGGCAATGGCGGCAGCCGAGGCAGGTCGGCGTGTTCTGGGCGGCGAAGCCCGCCCCGGCTTCCAGACGCCTGCAGCTCTGTTCGGAAGCGGCTTCGCGCAGACCATCGCCAATACGACGATCACCGATGTCTGA
- a CDS encoding VOC family protein yields MVEGRAVHVGFIADGTFQVDAAFAAAMMAGASEIHPPGGQLHYDPRYYAAQVRDPDGYSLEFVYKEWQH; encoded by the coding sequence GTGGTCGAAGGCCGCGCAGTCCATGTCGGCTTCATCGCCGATGGCACCTTCCAGGTCGATGCCGCCTTCGCCGCCGCCATGATGGCAGGCGCATCGGAAATCCATCCGCCGGGAGGACAGCTCCACTACGACCCCCGCTACTACGCCGCCCAAGTTCGCGACCCGGACGGCTACAGTCTCGAATTCGTCTACAAGGAATGGCAGCACTGA
- a CDS encoding SDR family NAD(P)-dependent oxidoreductase, with the protein MKIVIVTGGSRGLGASTAIECARKGMGVVVTYNSNPAKADDVVKTIAEGGGKAFALKLDVADVGAFPAFRDAVASKLRSVFGRDDFDYLVNNAGYGLFNPIATVTEEQFDGLFNVHLKGPFFLTQILLPLMADGGQIINITSATTRVATAGVAPYAAFKGGLEVLTRYMAKEFGERRIRANSIAPGAIRTELGGGLNDEFEAMLAGQTALGRVGEPEDIGGVVASLLSAENRWINAQNIEVAGGYII; encoded by the coding sequence ATGAAGATTGTCATCGTCACCGGGGGAAGCCGGGGTCTCGGAGCCAGCACAGCCATCGAATGCGCCCGCAAAGGAATGGGCGTCGTCGTGACCTACAACAGCAACCCTGCAAAGGCGGACGATGTCGTGAAGACGATCGCTGAGGGCGGCGGCAAGGCCTTTGCCCTGAAGCTCGACGTCGCCGACGTCGGCGCATTCCCCGCGTTTCGTGATGCAGTCGCTTCGAAACTTCGGTCCGTCTTTGGTCGGGACGATTTCGATTATCTCGTCAACAATGCAGGATACGGCCTGTTCAATCCGATCGCGACAGTCACGGAAGAGCAATTCGATGGGCTGTTCAACGTCCATCTCAAGGGGCCGTTCTTTCTGACCCAGATCCTGTTGCCGCTGATGGCCGACGGTGGCCAGATCATCAACATCACCAGTGCTACCACGCGCGTGGCGACTGCAGGCGTCGCCCCCTACGCGGCCTTCAAGGGTGGCCTGGAAGTCCTGACCCGCTACATGGCCAAGGAGTTCGGCGAGCGGCGCATCCGGGCGAACTCGATCGCGCCCGGCGCAATCCGCACCGAACTCGGCGGCGGCCTGAACGACGAGTTCGAGGCGATGCTTGCAGGCCAGACCGCACTCGGCCGCGTTGGCGAGCCTGAAGATATCGGTGGCGTTGTCGCCAGTCTCCTTTCCGCCGAGAACCGCTGGATCAACGCCCAAAACATCGAGGTCGCGGGCGGCTACATCATCTGA
- a CDS encoding AraC family transcriptional regulator, protein MQKQLQELRALASTAENRRTETGIPRVAMVQGEIPEHRLSAVYEPMINLILTGSKTMTVGERTFAYDPATYFVMSVDLPAVGSVHPSVAGEPYLAVSLTLHPPTVAALISDLPVQVCSKLFGCGFSVAPVNDEFLDAWVRMLRLMDRPDEVSVLAPAYEREILFRVLQGPLGWMLRDIAAPDAALSRIGVSIQWIRENFAKPLRVEALAEMAALSVSAFHRHFKAITALSPIQYQKQVRLLHARTLLMAGEGTATSVAFGVGYESPNQFSREYARQFGLPPSKDIVRLRGEAV, encoded by the coding sequence ATGCAAAAACAACTTCAGGAACTGCGCGCTCTGGCATCGACGGCGGAAAACCGCCGAACAGAAACGGGAATTCCTCGTGTTGCGATGGTCCAGGGCGAGATCCCGGAGCATCGGCTTTCAGCCGTCTACGAGCCGATGATCAACCTAATCCTGACTGGCTCGAAGACGATGACGGTCGGTGAGCGGACATTCGCCTACGACCCGGCGACGTATTTCGTCATGTCGGTCGATCTTCCGGCGGTGGGGTCGGTTCACCCTTCGGTGGCGGGGGAACCCTACCTCGCGGTCAGCCTGACACTCCATCCGCCAACGGTCGCCGCCCTCATCAGCGATCTGCCCGTGCAGGTCTGCAGCAAGCTGTTCGGCTGCGGCTTCTCCGTCGCGCCGGTCAACGACGAGTTCCTCGACGCCTGGGTGCGGATGCTCCGGCTGATGGACCGTCCGGACGAAGTCTCCGTGCTTGCGCCTGCCTACGAGCGTGAGATCCTTTTCAGGGTGCTGCAAGGACCGCTCGGCTGGATGCTGCGGGACATTGCCGCGCCAGATGCCGCACTGTCGCGGATCGGCGTTTCGATCCAATGGATTCGAGAAAATTTCGCCAAGCCGCTGAGGGTCGAGGCTCTTGCGGAAATGGCGGCTCTCAGCGTCTCGGCGTTCCATCGACACTTCAAGGCAATCACGGCGCTGAGCCCGATCCAGTATCAGAAGCAAGTCCGGCTACTGCATGCGCGCACGCTTTTGATGGCTGGAGAAGGAACGGCAACGTCGGTCGCCTTCGGCGTCGGCTATGAAAGCCCAAACCAGTTCAGCCGGGAATACGCAAGGCAGTTCGGGCTACCACCCTCGAAGGATATTG